In one Legionella clemsonensis genomic region, the following are encoded:
- a CDS encoding aspartate aminotransferase family protein, which produces MDRITIKTPIPGPKSKKLMEERYKHVARGPFHTTPIFVERTKGSFIEDVDGNVFLDFSSGIGVMNIGHCPHAVVNAIHAQAEKFIHTSFNILPYEGYIRVCEKLNYHTPGRFEKKSILLNSGAEAVENAIKIARAYTGKQAVICFDHAYHGRTYMAMTLTAKNKPYKHGFGPFLSEVHRAPLPYEYRWQGKNCVEECFDDFSELVNFRVGVENTAAVILEPVLGEGGFIPFPVPFLQKLREFCTTNHIVFIADEIQSGFGRTGNLFAMKTMGVDPDLTTSAKGLGGGTVIAAVTGKAEMMDAAMVGGLGGTFGGNPLSCAAALEVFKIFEEGKLLKNVANLSKVLHSKLSSFKEKYTIVGDFRGLGVMQAIELVNDKSTKIPNKEAVDKLTKFCLEHGLVILGCGGYGNVIRLLMPLSTEVNDLEIGLSILEEGLRTL; this is translated from the coding sequence ATGGATCGAATTACTATTAAAACACCCATACCAGGACCCAAATCAAAAAAATTGATGGAGGAGCGTTATAAACACGTTGCGCGAGGACCATTTCACACGACTCCCATCTTTGTGGAACGAACAAAAGGTTCGTTTATAGAGGATGTCGATGGCAATGTCTTCTTGGATTTCTCTTCTGGAATTGGCGTGATGAATATAGGACACTGTCCCCATGCGGTAGTCAATGCTATCCATGCACAAGCCGAAAAATTCATTCACACAAGTTTTAATATTCTCCCCTATGAAGGCTATATTAGAGTGTGTGAAAAATTAAACTATCACACCCCTGGCCGTTTTGAAAAAAAATCAATCTTGTTGAATTCTGGAGCGGAAGCTGTAGAAAATGCGATTAAGATTGCTCGTGCTTACACTGGAAAGCAAGCAGTGATTTGTTTTGATCATGCTTACCATGGTCGCACCTACATGGCTATGACACTGACAGCAAAGAATAAACCCTACAAGCATGGCTTTGGGCCCTTTCTTTCAGAAGTTCATCGTGCTCCCCTCCCGTATGAGTATCGTTGGCAGGGAAAAAATTGTGTAGAAGAGTGTTTCGATGATTTTTCTGAACTGGTTAATTTTCGCGTAGGCGTTGAAAATACTGCAGCAGTGATTTTAGAGCCCGTGTTAGGGGAAGGAGGATTCATACCCTTCCCAGTCCCCTTTTTACAAAAACTTCGTGAGTTTTGTACGACAAACCACATTGTTTTTATTGCAGATGAAATTCAATCTGGTTTTGGACGTACTGGAAATCTATTTGCCATGAAGACCATGGGGGTGGATCCTGACCTTACGACCTCAGCAAAGGGGCTCGGTGGTGGAACAGTGATCGCTGCTGTCACAGGGAAAGCGGAAATGATGGATGCTGCAATGGTAGGTGGGTTGGGCGGAACCTTTGGAGGAAACCCCTTAAGTTGTGCAGCAGCGCTTGAAGTATTTAAAATCTTTGAAGAAGGAAAACTTTTGAAAAATGTCGCTAACCTTTCAAAAGTCCTTCACTCCAAGCTTTCTAGTTTTAAAGAAAAATATACCATAGTGGGTGATTTTCGTGGTTTGGGTGTTATGCAGGCGATAGAACTGGTGAACGATAAAAGCACGAAGATACCCAATAAAGAAGCGGTGGATAAATTAACAAAATTTTGCCTAGAACATGGACTGGTAATTCTTGGCTGCGGAGGATACGGAAATGTAATCCGCCTTCTTATGCCCCTTTCTACTGAGGTAAATGATTTGGAAATTGGACTTTCTATCCTTGAAGAAGGCCTCAGGACATTATAA
- a CDS encoding ankyrin repeat domain-containing protein yields MNNQLHQAAYEGDIVKIRHLILNFGYNPNQLHSVDNTTPLMAAAKGGHLEAMKALVQLGADIHYKPHTTPSLWSWAASSTNWRSIADYLMSADVQFFPSESDNQGLPLLWFLVAKKFWPAVQKALLFFNLDINAAPREGDHKGKTIAWLIATNRQCILFDFILHKYPDINIDACPAQGENKGMSILWVMAFYREWAILKKLIHRFPHANINAAAEIGPNKGTTAFWIAAQNNQWELVKEIITKFPQVNMNANPEEGRWRGMTVLWLAAKDKQWALIKEIIEKFPQANIDDYPADIRHRGISVLRLAIADNQWELVETMLTNSLQTNSDAPYELVLQYSDTLRILAREGRLDLALLILESRKFFNISMELLTSTQYDCLTFPSFLQWAFQNNNKVLIEKVVLNCLVRGLLEFNHKRLLTRKGLDLLLKRQEEELLGKLFNKQTATSEAQQSAKNVFHQSSMSILNLFDSLECIWNLSSLSYFNIYSMPDEIRFHISQIFTASLLPLKLNNSLMNELLNFFIESHIKNERLKQEVLEEKRQFCFRLATLAFRKWRHEHMNFFYEEKNREILRIKTKDYHNMIYDGLCKILVQANEEITFDHYRKFLENYRNAINSSTVQKHIIDAIAQLELKDFKPSILEKIIAQAFNHFVKESKLSQSRSQNKPSTPLLLGKRKAIADVKGKEREETSNSFSESNLPQKKRKYFYSENQSRHQKEQTLGKRTIREEVESEENHSLMNSFSQ; encoded by the coding sequence ATGAACAATCAATTACATCAAGCCGCTTATGAAGGCGATATTGTAAAAATTCGGCATTTAATCTTAAATTTTGGCTATAACCCTAACCAATTGCATTCTGTAGATAACACCACCCCTTTAATGGCTGCCGCAAAAGGAGGACATCTTGAAGCAATGAAAGCATTGGTGCAATTAGGTGCTGATATACACTACAAGCCTCACACTACACCTTCTTTATGGTCTTGGGCAGCCAGTTCAACTAACTGGCGTTCGATTGCTGACTATTTAATGTCAGCAGATGTGCAATTTTTCCCGAGTGAGTCAGACAATCAAGGATTACCCTTATTATGGTTTTTGGTTGCGAAAAAATTTTGGCCCGCTGTGCAAAAAGCGTTGTTATTTTTTAATTTAGATATTAACGCAGCGCCTAGAGAAGGCGATCACAAAGGAAAGACTATTGCCTGGCTTATTGCTACAAACAGACAATGTATTTTATTTGATTTCATTTTGCACAAATACCCAGACATAAATATCGATGCCTGTCCTGCTCAGGGTGAGAATAAAGGGATGTCCATACTTTGGGTTATGGCTTTTTATCGAGAATGGGCGATTCTTAAAAAATTAATTCATAGGTTTCCTCATGCCAATATCAATGCTGCAGCTGAAATAGGTCCTAATAAAGGCACTACTGCGTTTTGGATTGCAGCACAAAACAATCAATGGGAATTAGTTAAAGAAATCATTACTAAGTTTCCTCAGGTAAATATGAATGCCAATCCCGAGGAAGGACGTTGGCGAGGAATGACTGTCCTTTGGTTGGCAGCAAAAGATAAACAGTGGGCGCTAATTAAAGAAATAATTGAGAAATTTCCTCAGGCAAATATTGATGACTATCCCGCAGATATAAGACATAGAGGTATATCTGTATTGCGGTTGGCTATAGCAGATAACCAATGGGAGTTGGTTGAGACTATGTTGACCAATTCTCTTCAAACGAATAGTGATGCTCCCTATGAATTGGTGCTGCAATATAGTGATACATTACGGATACTTGCACGTGAGGGGCGATTGGATTTAGCGCTTTTAATCCTTGAGTCGCGAAAATTTTTTAATATTAGCATGGAGCTACTGACATCAACGCAATACGACTGTCTCACTTTTCCATCCTTTCTTCAATGGGCATTTCAAAATAATAATAAAGTTCTTATAGAAAAAGTAGTTTTAAATTGTCTAGTGAGAGGCCTTTTAGAGTTTAATCACAAAAGATTACTCACTCGAAAAGGGCTGGATTTGTTGTTAAAGCGTCAAGAAGAAGAGTTGCTCGGAAAATTATTCAATAAGCAAACAGCTACTTCGGAGGCTCAGCAATCAGCAAAAAATGTATTTCATCAATCTTCTATGAGTATTTTAAATTTATTTGATTCTCTGGAATGTATATGGAACCTATCCTCTCTAAGCTACTTTAATATATATTCAATGCCTGATGAGATACGTTTCCATATATCTCAAATTTTTACTGCGAGCTTATTACCATTAAAGCTTAACAATAGCCTTATGAATGAGCTTCTTAACTTTTTTATTGAGAGCCATATAAAAAATGAACGTTTGAAACAAGAAGTTTTGGAAGAAAAACGTCAATTTTGTTTTCGTTTAGCGACACTTGCATTTCGTAAATGGCGCCACGAACATATGAATTTTTTTTACGAGGAAAAAAATAGAGAAATTCTTCGTATAAAAACGAAGGATTACCACAACATGATTTATGATGGCCTATGTAAAATTTTAGTTCAGGCAAATGAAGAAATTACTTTTGACCATTACAGGAAATTTTTGGAAAATTACAGGAATGCTATAAATTCTTCAACCGTGCAAAAACATATTATTGATGCGATTGCCCAACTTGAGCTGAAAGATTTTAAGCCATCGATATTAGAAAAAATAATTGCTCAGGCTTTTAACCATTTTGTAAAAGAGAGCAAATTGTCACAAAGCAGAAGCCAAAATAAGCCATCAACGCCATTGCTCTTGGGCAAAAGAAAAGCCATAGCAGACGTTAAAGGAAAAGAGCGCGAGGAGACATCAAATTCATTCTCGGAGAGTAACCTTCCGCAGAAAAAGAGAAAGTACTTCTATAGCGAGAATCAGTCAAGACATCAGAAAGAACAAACGCTTGGCAAAAGAACGATAAGGGAAGAAGTTGAATCAGAAGAAAATCATTCATTAATGAATTCTTTTAGCCAATAA
- a CDS encoding YqaE/Pmp3 family membrane protein produces MRLLLAIFLPFLVFFTIGRPLAGIICLILQITLIGWIPAALWAVYSLSQYNFDKKLREHHQSKK; encoded by the coding sequence ATGCGACTTCTTTTAGCTATCTTTTTGCCGTTTCTCGTTTTTTTTACCATAGGAAGACCCCTGGCAGGGATAATATGCTTAATTTTGCAAATCACGCTAATCGGATGGATACCTGCGGCTTTATGGGCTGTCTATTCTCTCTCTCAGTATAATTTTGATAAAAAATTGCGTGAACATCACCAAAGCAAGAAGTAA
- a CDS encoding F-box protein, whose translation MDHEFLFFARATSECNSFAKLPNESLTHIINVLSDLEDLATLAQVDTRFNSLISNQRIPLAKCKYSGQRLDEIVKFKEEKLFFGQLTRQLRIMHCERKLNKLNNSSYQLNAIALTTVSAAALGAVLKNGYPTDGLMVLGAQISGMVAGLFSYYVSVDTQSFSMSLGLFTSLAGYAGASKLLTRFIPPNVVGGATVGSLIAIVMGGFRLLDIQKEIDETEEHLIELKKN comes from the coding sequence ATGGATCATGAGTTTCTTTTTTTTGCCAGGGCAACCTCTGAGTGTAACTCTTTTGCCAAACTTCCGAACGAAAGTCTGACTCATATCATTAATGTTTTAAGTGATCTAGAAGATTTGGCTACTCTGGCTCAAGTCGATACCCGTTTTAATAGCCTAATAAGTAATCAACGAATTCCTTTGGCCAAATGCAAATATTCAGGGCAACGGCTTGATGAAATAGTAAAGTTTAAAGAGGAAAAGTTATTTTTTGGACAACTGACTAGACAATTAAGGATTATGCATTGTGAAAGAAAGCTAAATAAACTTAATAATAGCTCCTACCAACTTAATGCCATTGCTCTCACGACTGTAAGCGCCGCAGCATTAGGGGCAGTACTTAAAAATGGCTATCCTACAGACGGCCTAATGGTTTTAGGAGCACAGATAAGCGGCATGGTAGCAGGCCTCTTTTCTTATTATGTTTCTGTTGATACACAATCCTTCTCTATGTCTCTAGGCTTGTTTACCTCTCTGGCAGGATATGCTGGTGCTTCTAAATTACTAACGCGATTTATACCTCCGAATGTGGTAGGGGGGGCTACGGTTGGTTCTTTAATTGCGATCGTAATGGGAGGGTTTAGGTTATTAGATATCCAAAAGGAAATTGATGAAACTGAAGAGCATCTAATTGAATTGAAAAAAAACTAG
- a CDS encoding LOG family protein: MKSIGVYLGAKFGNSTLFKEVVIQLGNQIAHSNIRLVYGGSSLGLMGLLATSVTNLGGKVTGVIPENLIALEKPLASLDELVITKTMQERKMLMQQKADAFIVMPGGLGTLEEAFDTWNAIKIGVFNKPFGFLNINGYFDGLFSFIANAEKHGFVSNTQAQIPIINACPLLLLSELLTGCSLESETR, from the coding sequence GTGAAATCAATAGGTGTTTATCTGGGGGCGAAATTTGGTAACTCGACGCTCTTTAAAGAGGTTGTGATTCAATTAGGAAATCAAATAGCTCATTCGAATATACGTTTGGTTTATGGAGGTTCAAGCTTAGGTTTAATGGGACTACTAGCAACGAGTGTCACGAATTTAGGAGGAAAGGTAACAGGAGTCATCCCTGAAAATCTTATTGCCTTAGAAAAACCATTAGCATCGCTAGATGAACTTGTTATCACCAAAACGATGCAAGAAAGGAAAATGCTGATGCAGCAAAAAGCAGATGCATTTATTGTAATGCCCGGTGGTTTAGGCACTCTAGAAGAAGCTTTTGATACCTGGAATGCTATTAAAATAGGTGTTTTTAATAAGCCTTTTGGATTTCTAAATATTAATGGATATTTTGATGGTTTGTTTTCTTTTATAGCCAATGCTGAAAAGCACGGTTTTGTATCTAACACTCAAGCACAAATACCTATAATTAATGCCTGCCCATTATTATTACTATCTGAACTGTTAACAGGCTGTTCATTGGAATCAGAAACTCGTTAA
- a CDS encoding VOC family protein, which translates to MQKITPHLWFDKEAKEAVEFYISLFPDSRITNVTTLHDTPSGDCDVVSFELSKQSFMAISAGPFFKFNPSISLLINFNPSQERDAEEKLHKLWRELSCEGKALMPLQEYPFSQCYGWIEDKFGLSWQLILSDSDAEKRSFITPSLMFAGKMCGKAEEAINFYTSIFDNSRQGIIARYNAKDTSNKEGTVMFADFMLAGQWFAAMDNAQTHDFTFNEAISFVVNCETQKEIDYYWEKLSAVPEAEQCGWLKDKYGLSWQISPTVLEEMMQKGTRKQVDQITQAFLTMKKFDIATLKRVYEAK; encoded by the coding sequence ATGCAAAAAATAACCCCTCATTTATGGTTTGACAAGGAAGCAAAGGAGGCTGTCGAGTTTTATATTTCCTTATTTCCTGACTCCAGGATTACCAATGTCACCACCCTTCACGACACGCCATCAGGAGATTGTGATGTTGTTTCTTTTGAACTTTCCAAGCAATCGTTTATGGCAATTAGCGCGGGCCCTTTTTTTAAATTTAATCCTTCGATTTCATTGCTTATCAATTTCAATCCTTCGCAGGAAAGAGATGCAGAGGAAAAACTCCATAAACTATGGCGCGAGTTGAGCTGTGAAGGAAAAGCACTCATGCCACTTCAGGAATATCCTTTCAGCCAATGTTATGGCTGGATTGAGGACAAATTCGGTCTTTCCTGGCAACTGATTCTTTCAGACTCCGATGCTGAAAAGCGATCATTTATTACACCCTCTCTCATGTTTGCAGGCAAGATGTGTGGCAAAGCCGAAGAAGCGATTAACTTCTACACCTCGATTTTCGACAACTCCAGGCAGGGTATTATCGCTCGCTATAACGCGAAGGACACATCCAATAAAGAGGGGACAGTCATGTTTGCCGACTTTATGCTTGCAGGACAATGGTTTGCTGCCATGGACAACGCTCAAACTCACGATTTTACATTTAATGAAGCGATATCCTTTGTGGTGAACTGTGAAACCCAGAAAGAAATTGATTATTATTGGGAGAAACTCTCTGCAGTACCGGAAGCGGAACAGTGCGGCTGGCTAAAGGACAAATACGGCCTCTCATGGCAAATTTCACCAACAGTTCTCGAGGAAATGATGCAAAAAGGCACTCGGAAGCAAGTGGATCAGATAACACAAGCATTCTTGACCATGAAAAAATTTGATATTGCCACTCTCAAACGCGTTTATGAGGCAAAATAA
- a CDS encoding NAD(P)-binding protein produces the protein MLRPKKHHIAIVGSGPIGLYAAILLKKRYGENIHVTVLDSRANSYERPGIIAKQAVQIINSSFQSKGIPEISVPDSRGEPANSVFIADLQRALLESAINHGVTLIQSSFAELEKNQIKTKEGETLSCDLLIDCSGESRAVARFTTQKFGEDSTFSIQTIAENPLKNHFIAYVHMDEENSKRCKILDLNSQDPLVYAKAMEDLREKHGWKEFAEPEMVVSKWTKEGEDARYCFYFEIPEKIAREDIKVQEAYLKDLLLLKTGQSIVFKREEGRLKFLPFDVDPKYVPNPVNTKNYAIPVVVCGDALMSPEYRFGTGVANGVRCAIELVDAIRVTPLELSIHAGQYNTAISQVIQSHLKEVTSSYQFKRNELANRDLLEAFSMYKKGFIKAKETGGEQLEDLEKIERGLISLADRLKKSADEKFRSAIEKKNKQQHFKSDMKEAELLYKSALEIYENYTPSHQSSSLLHAEKSKIYSNQAKVFFHTDRIEDAIEHAELALKIAVQYEVPTIIKNASLALENAYNKMLSDHKQNFPNDKWLEKIELNEKIANIATKYLEKDAKPYLEEIEKLRQKLKEAQEAIKKEVSTLKKETEMNDSPLDLGNLL, from the coding sequence ATGCTAAGGCCAAAGAAACATCATATTGCCATTGTTGGTTCTGGGCCAATTGGGTTGTACGCTGCAATTCTTTTAAAAAAGAGGTATGGTGAGAATATTCATGTCACTGTTCTCGATTCACGTGCTAACAGTTATGAGAGACCAGGCATTATTGCCAAACAAGCGGTACAAATTATAAATTCTTCCTTTCAATCAAAGGGAATACCAGAAATTAGTGTACCGGATTCTCGCGGTGAGCCCGCAAATTCTGTTTTTATAGCAGATCTGCAGCGCGCGTTACTCGAGTCTGCAATCAACCATGGTGTTACTCTGATCCAGAGCTCATTTGCCGAACTGGAAAAAAATCAAATAAAAACAAAAGAAGGAGAAACACTTTCTTGCGATTTGCTCATTGATTGCAGCGGTGAGAGCCGAGCTGTTGCCAGATTTACTACTCAAAAATTTGGTGAAGACTCTACCTTTAGTATTCAAACGATTGCTGAAAACCCTCTCAAAAATCATTTTATTGCCTATGTTCACATGGATGAAGAAAATAGCAAGCGATGCAAAATACTGGATTTGAATAGTCAGGATCCGCTTGTTTATGCCAAGGCGATGGAGGATTTACGTGAAAAACATGGGTGGAAAGAATTTGCTGAACCCGAAATGGTGGTCTCAAAATGGACTAAAGAAGGCGAAGATGCCCGCTACTGTTTTTATTTTGAAATTCCTGAAAAAATTGCCCGAGAAGACATTAAAGTACAAGAAGCCTACTTGAAAGATTTGTTACTCTTAAAGACAGGACAATCTATTGTGTTTAAGAGAGAGGAGGGACGACTAAAATTTCTTCCCTTCGATGTTGATCCTAAATATGTACCTAATCCTGTTAATACTAAGAACTATGCCATTCCCGTGGTGGTATGTGGCGATGCATTAATGAGTCCTGAGTATCGTTTTGGTACAGGCGTTGCTAATGGAGTGCGCTGTGCTATTGAGCTTGTGGATGCTATTCGGGTAACGCCGTTGGAGCTGTCGATTCATGCAGGTCAATATAATACTGCAATCAGTCAAGTTATCCAGAGCCATCTTAAAGAGGTCACAAGCAGTTATCAGTTCAAAAGAAATGAATTGGCGAATAGGGATTTGCTGGAAGCCTTCAGCATGTATAAAAAGGGATTTATAAAGGCGAAGGAGACAGGTGGTGAACAGCTTGAGGATTTGGAAAAAATAGAGCGAGGATTAATTAGTCTAGCTGACCGATTAAAGAAATCTGCTGATGAAAAATTCCGTTCAGCCATAGAGAAAAAGAATAAGCAGCAGCATTTTAAGTCCGATATGAAGGAAGCAGAACTACTTTATAAATCTGCCCTGGAAATCTATGAGAATTATACTCCCAGTCATCAATCCTCATCTTTATTACATGCTGAAAAATCTAAAATCTATTCTAATCAGGCGAAAGTTTTTTTTCATACGGACAGAATAGAGGATGCTATAGAGCATGCTGAATTGGCATTAAAAATTGCTGTCCAATACGAAGTACCCACTATTATTAAAAATGCATCACTTGCGCTTGAGAACGCTTACAACAAAATGCTATCAGACCATAAGCAAAATTTCCCTAATGATAAGTGGCTTGAAAAAATTGAGCTTAATGAAAAAATTGCAAATATTGCTACCAAGTATCTTGAAAAAGATGCTAAACCCTATCTGGAAGAAATAGAAAAACTAAGACAAAAATTAAAAGAAGCGCAAGAAGCGATAAAAAAAGAAGTGTCTACTCTTAAAAAAGAGACAGAAATGAATGATTCACCGCTTGATTTGGGCAACCTTCTCTGA
- a CDS encoding LicD family protein — protein sequence MISKGNKIMTQPASQDPENSHLIHRAQSDGRLRQAQLKMVDMLKVIDKICQKHQLDYWLEGGTLLGAIRHQGFIPWDDDLDISMPRDSYEAFLKLAPSEIPPHMHLQTATTDPGYFNLSVPLKIRDRKSRFIEIHETGCESYQQGIFIDVFVYDALPIDSKQRKRDKWLAKKLLRLLSHKCSSVQMGHHARIYAAIGSLIPKTYLEAKLQDLIELAKISDSPYLGYGYDCVNTNLVTRDDIYPLKRVTFETGQFLIPNRAEAILTQLYGDYMTLPPEQERKMKHCRELIPELDEVEG from the coding sequence ATGATAAGCAAGGGCAACAAGATTATGACCCAACCTGCTTCTCAAGATCCTGAAAATAGTCATTTAATACATCGCGCCCAAAGTGACGGTAGGTTAAGACAAGCGCAATTAAAAATGGTAGACATGCTGAAGGTAATTGACAAGATTTGCCAGAAGCATCAACTTGATTATTGGCTTGAAGGGGGAACACTTTTGGGAGCAATTCGTCATCAAGGGTTTATTCCCTGGGATGATGACCTGGATATTTCCATGCCTCGAGACAGCTATGAAGCTTTCTTAAAACTTGCGCCTTCTGAAATTCCACCTCATATGCATTTGCAAACAGCCACTACCGATCCAGGTTATTTTAATTTGTCTGTGCCATTAAAAATAAGAGATCGAAAGAGTCGTTTTATTGAAATTCATGAAACAGGTTGTGAATCCTATCAGCAAGGCATTTTCATTGATGTCTTCGTTTATGATGCCCTGCCAATAGATTCAAAACAGCGTAAACGCGATAAATGGTTGGCCAAAAAGCTGTTGCGTTTACTAAGCCACAAATGTAGTTCTGTGCAAATGGGTCATCATGCAAGGATTTATGCTGCTATCGGGAGTTTAATTCCGAAGACTTATTTGGAAGCGAAGCTGCAAGACCTTATTGAACTAGCAAAAATTAGCGATAGCCCCTATCTAGGTTATGGTTATGATTGTGTTAACACTAATCTTGTAACTCGTGATGATATTTATCCTTTAAAACGCGTGACATTTGAAACGGGCCAGTTTTTGATTCCCAATAGAGCAGAAGCCATTTTAACCCAACTGTATGGCGACTATATGACTTTGCCACCTGAACAGGAGCGCAAAATGAAACACTGTCGTGAATTAATACCTGAACTTGATGAGGTAGAAGGATGA
- a CDS encoding HAD-IA family hydrolase yields MNIKLIIFDLDGVLVDSREHHFVALNRALAEVDNRYVISPKEHLQLFDGLSTQRKLDLLSEQRGLDRHLHPLIWEKKQKLTFEVIDELLEPNPHIIALFKQLKADGLKIYVCSNSIRETVKLILLKLNLMKYVDYFISNQDVISPKPHPEMYWLAMIKEKVLPKETLIVEDSYVGRTAAISSGANLCAVKSPAEVTISKIYHDMHRNVKSAEWHDESLNVLIPMSGAGSRFVNAGFTFPKPLISINEKPMIQLVIENLNVRANFIFIVRRDHYETYNLESMLKIIAPGCKIVITDQVTEGACCSTLLAAEYINNEAPLLIANSDQFIEWESGAFFHAMNSPNIDGGILTFESTHPKWSYIRLDEHNNVTLLREKEVISNQATVGIYYWARGKDYVRYARQMIEKNIRVNNEFYVAPVYNEAIADGMKFKAYVVDKMWGLGTPEDLQHFLHAYHLENKEPCF; encoded by the coding sequence ATGAATATCAAACTGATCATTTTTGATTTGGATGGAGTTTTAGTTGATTCAAGAGAGCATCATTTTGTTGCTTTAAACAGAGCATTGGCTGAAGTAGACAATCGCTATGTGATTTCTCCCAAAGAGCATTTGCAACTCTTTGATGGGTTAAGCACCCAGCGCAAATTAGACTTACTCTCAGAACAGCGTGGTCTGGATCGACACTTGCATCCTCTCATTTGGGAAAAAAAACAAAAACTGACTTTTGAAGTTATTGATGAATTACTTGAACCCAATCCTCATATTATTGCGCTCTTTAAACAACTTAAAGCGGATGGATTAAAAATTTATGTCTGCTCCAATTCTATTCGTGAAACAGTTAAGCTCATTTTGCTTAAACTGAATTTAATGAAGTATGTCGATTATTTTATATCAAATCAGGATGTCATTTCACCAAAACCACATCCTGAAATGTATTGGTTAGCAATGATTAAAGAAAAGGTTTTGCCCAAAGAAACATTGATTGTTGAGGATTCTTATGTGGGTCGTACAGCCGCTATTTCTTCGGGAGCAAATTTATGTGCGGTAAAAAGTCCGGCAGAAGTCACGATTTCAAAAATCTATCATGACATGCACCGCAATGTGAAATCAGCAGAATGGCATGATGAATCCTTAAACGTATTAATCCCTATGTCAGGCGCAGGTAGCCGCTTTGTCAACGCAGGTTTTACCTTTCCCAAGCCCTTAATCAGCATTAATGAAAAGCCAATGATTCAGCTTGTTATTGAAAATTTAAATGTGCGTGCGAATTTTATTTTTATCGTTCGCCGTGATCATTATGAAACTTATAATTTGGAATCGATGCTAAAAATTATCGCACCAGGTTGCAAAATTGTGATTACTGATCAGGTTACTGAAGGAGCTTGCTGTAGTACTTTACTTGCTGCTGAATACATTAATAATGAAGCTCCCCTGCTTATTGCCAATTCAGATCAATTCATCGAGTGGGAAAGCGGCGCATTTTTTCATGCCATGAATTCACCAAATATTGATGGTGGCATTTTAACCTTTGAAAGTACTCATCCAAAATGGAGTTATATCCGCCTGGATGAGCATAATAATGTAACCCTGTTGCGTGAAAAAGAAGTGATTTCAAATCAAGCAACAGTCGGGATTTATTATTGGGCGCGCGGCAAGGATTATGTTCGCTATGCTAGGCAAATGATAGAGAAAAATATTCGCGTGAACAACGAGTTTTACGTTGCGCCCGTTTATAATGAAGCCATTGCTGATGGCATGAAATTTAAAGCCTATGTCGTTGATAAAATGTGGGGATTAGGTACACCTGAAGATTTACAACATTTTCTTCACGCTTATCACTTAGAGAATAAGGAGCCTTGCTTTTAA